In Tachysurus vachellii isolate PV-2020 chromosome 12, HZAU_Pvac_v1, whole genome shotgun sequence, the DNA window ATGAAGCGACGATCACACCAATAAACTCTATTTCACCTTCCTTAACTCGATAAACTGTGTGTTGTACATCGTAGGGTTTGTTACCTAGATGTTTAGCATCATTTGTATTAATCTGCCtttagtggattttttttttttttggtaggcAGTTACAGGAAGATTGAATTAGGGAACATCACTGTACTTGGTATAAATTCATGCCAAAAAAAATCTACCCACACATCTCAAAAGGTAATAAACATGTCCTACACTCTAGCAGAAGGTCTGACCAATAACATTCACTCCCACTCCCAAGTGTGGCCAATTTCAATCACTACAGTATAGCAGTCTTGATCATTCCCCCAGTATGTTTAACCAATCCTGATCACTCTGGTAGAAGATTTGACCAATCCAGATCTCTTTGGTAGGAGGTTTGACCAAACCAGATCACTTCGGAGGTTTGACCAATCCATAGACATAACATCAACAGCACATAAATGCACCACTGTATAATGATGATTAGCTTCTAGACCTGGCCTGACCAAGGGGTTAAGCATTAGGATCTGAACTATGGCAACAGTTAAAGGATAAAGCTACATATCAAGGTGCTGCAGATCAGATTTTATGGAGTGCATCTTATGAATCTTGTTTGCCATCATTAGAAGTTTTTAAGGGtttctctttgtcttcttcATTTTATGATTTTGAATGACTGACAACTTCCTTTAATTAGTCAGATGAAAAGATGCTGAATCTTTTGATCACCTTAGGAGTTGTTTTTAATGAAGGGATGGGAAAAATTGCATGCTGTCTTGAAAGTAGCTTCAGTGATGCATGAAAAAAACCTTATAATGAACTTTTACATGAGCAAAATTTGGCcactaaaataaacagacattaagcaaaaaaaaaaaaaaaaaagcaaagatcaGTTTTAATCACATCACATATAAAAATCTTGTCACCCTGAAAGTTAAGCTGTCCTTCAAGCTGTGTTCCCAAAggtaactgaactgaattttctCATTGTTACTTTGTGTATTAATAAGGTCACACTTCTATCCAAAGCAACTTGCAAACCAGGCAAGAACCAAGCCAAGCTAGGAGCGCACCAGAGCAGGAGCAGAGCCATGGCAGGTGTTGTAATGTATTCACACACCGCTTTGTATTATTCTATGCAGATTAAGATATAGCATatagtatctctctctttctctctctcactctcatatCATTCTTTTTATGATCACGCTGTCCAGAAATGCACCCTAACACATCGAACCTTCAGGTGGTTGGCCTACATCAGATCGCATCTGGTTCCAGTCCAGTTATTTTTCCCCAGTTTGAAAAGTTTGCATGATGCCTGAGGAGCGTTTATGTAGTTGTTACTGTAAAATATGTCTATATCCATAATGCATATTTACTAAAACCTTAAATTGCTTCcatttgcttattttatttgtttaacactTTCTGAACATATAATCTTACAGGATTTTACTCTTCCCTGGACCTACTGGTGAGCAGAAAGCAACGCTGTGTCTCCGTCCTTTTCTCGTGTCTATCCACTGCATTTCTTCCAAACCTTCAGCATCCCCTCTTACCCTCACCCTCTCTGACCCCTGCCACACCACTGcaaactctgtctctgtccccctGATGCATAGGGCCGAGAGTCAGCCTCATGACTGCGTGGATCATCCTGCCCATCAGCCTAGCCGCCTTCAGCCAGGACTATATAGGACTATtccagtgtgtatttttaaagcctggtgctgtgtgtgagacagtgaaaatctttacattttattttaaaacctgaaAGACTATTAAGATTTTAGAAATCATGTTATTTGATCACATAGCACAGTGCACACAGACCAACAACTGAGTTTGTCAGCAGTTTTCCTTAATAGTATCTAAAAGTTTGCATCCCCATAGATTTACACACTTATTTGAATGTGCGTCAGTAAAGTGTCTAGCAACACGTGCTCTCTTAATAGactcagagagactcagagatttGACATGAATTATATAGTAAAAAAGACTCAAATTGAAGTTTTTAATTggagaaattaaaatgtaaaacaaacaaacaaaaaatatatataactattatttatatatttaactatTAAGTTtaagtgattttatatatatatatatatatatatatatatatatatatatatatatatatatatatatatatatatatacacatacataatacttatataatatataaaatcacttAAAGTTAATAATTAAACGCATTAAACAACCTTTAAAAgctataaagcatttatttatttaacaatcgtacgcttttattttctatattaaaaGTATCGTTATTGATCCACTGCTGTGCGCCGTCTTTTTGTAAATACCCATATATTGCGAAAAGATTTTGGGtgatgcattatgggtaatgtagtctTACACCTTTTTTCACTGAAAGCATGTGGCAGCTTGTAGAACTACTATTCCCACGAGGCGCAGCGGACAACTAAAACAAGACGGACGTAGGCGTTAGCTTTAAAGCAACACCACCAAGGTTGTTTGGGTACGTACCAAAAGAATAACAGTACCGTAAGGTATGTTCAGAATTGTGCTGATTTTTTTGAAGGTTACAGCTCATTTCAAAGCTCACGCCATTTGTTAGTAAAGAAGTGCAAAATTGAAGAAATAGAGAAGCTAGTCGGCTAATTATACAGTGTAGCATGCTAGCGATAGTTAGCTGTCGGGACATCAAGAGCATTAGGACCGGTTTATAActggtttatatttaattataatgcCATTTTCTTTCTGCCGAAACTCTAATATCGGCGACGCTACTGAACAAATGTGTTAATTACTCATTTATAGCTAATTTGAGCTATTCGGGTGGAGGATGCGGAAAGTGTTTTGTGGCTCATCGAACGCTAAAAAATGGAAGTAAGGGGTTAACTATTTATCACCACAACGAAAAGCGATGATTAGCTGTTTGAGACAAGAATCTGCTGTAAATTTGAACCTCGAGCATCTTTTGTAAAGTTAGTTACACTCGATATTCTCAGCTTGGCgtatgtgttgtttttatacCCGTATTGTTTCTTGGGCCGTGATTGGCTAATAGCCCGTCTTCGAAAGCAGTGAGTAAGATGAGTCAATTATATTACAGAACGAGGGATCTCAGAAGCCTATCGTGGAGCAGGAGGTGGGATTTGTCGGAATGTggttaggggaaaaaaaggactagcggacttttttttttttttttttttttttacccattctCCAGGTTAAAAGGTTTGCATGATGCCTGAAGAGCatttctgttgtgtgttttttttctttctgtaaaatgtgtctTGTATCCATTAATGCTTATTTTCAAAAACTTTCTTAAATTGcttctgtttgtttacttttttttttatttattgcttccTGAATGTATAATTTTACAGGATTTTCCTCTTCCCCGGACCTGGTGGTGAGCAGAAAGCAGCGCCGCGTCTCCGTCCTTCTCTCATGTCCATCCACTGCGTTTCCCGATCCATCAGCATCCTCTCTTCCTCCCCTCACCCTCTCCGACCCCCGCCGCACCCCTGCACCCACCATCTCTGTCCCCCTGATGCGCAGGACCGAGAATCAGCCTCATGACTGCGTGGATCATCCTGCCCGTCAGCCTAGCTGCCTTCTCCATTACAGGGATATGGATAGTGTGAGTGTTGAGATGTCAAACCTGCTGTTCACTGCGTTCAGCTGCGTGCATCATGACCGATCCTAATTtaactctctctgtgtgttttaggtaTGCCATGGCCGTGACAAACCACCACGTTTGTCCCGTAGAGAACTGGTGAGCTCACACCTGTGTTAAATGGCACCAGTTTATTTCCACTACAGCATGGTATAtgctttattgtgtttttcaCTGAAGGTCTTACAATGAGACGTGTTCAGAGCAGAAGGCTGAACCGGGCTTCCCCAAAACCTGCTGCACCATCCAGGACATCCCACTCAttaggtatacacacacacacagacctgcaaAGCGCTGAGCTTAGCTTCCCTAAATAATTAAAGAGAAGTTTCAGGCCAGAATATCTAATATCGCTTGCACTAAATGGAAACAGAAGCTGGGTGAACGGACAAGTGGATAAGTAGATCAATGGATATATGAGTGGGAAAatagctggatggatggatgagttgATAAGTCGATGGAAGGGATGAGGAGATGAGTGAACGGAtgagaggatggatggatgcttcAGAGACTTATACTGTGCTTGAGTGGATGTATGAGAAGACAAATTGTTCACTTGTCCATCTATTGTGCCATTCATTAAAGAGACAGGCAGATGGACAGATGTTTGCAGAGGAGGAGATAAATGAATGGACAAGtttatagatggatggacaagtggctggatggagagatgagtgtgtgggtggatgAGTGTACAGTTGGACAAGTGTGTGGCCGAGTAGATGGATGCTGATGGTGTTCTttactgtgttttgtgttgcagTAAATGCGGCTCATATCCTCCAGAGAGCTGTCTGTTCAGCCTCATCGGCAATGTGGGAGCACTTATGGGTGAGAGTGCTGCCtcatctcacactcacacacacacacagtaaacataaATATGAAGTGAATGGATTTTGAAGAAAGTAAAGTGCTGAGAGATGCGCTCTTAATGTAAAAGGGAAGTGATGCATCTGGACATTATAGGGGTGtttattacaacacacacacaccactgctgcTGTTTTGGATAGAACGCTTTATTTGTTTGGGTTTTGAATTTCAAAGCGGCTCACGCTGTCTGGAGCAGGAAAATTCCAAAACATGTTTTCTGTCAACACAGGAAGTTCTCATCATACGTGTGCTGCTGATGATGCTCAGGCTTTAAAACTGCAGCGTTTAAGTGGAACTTTACTGGGGGgggacaccacacacatactctgTGTTACTGGGACACACACCATTACAAAAACTGCAAACGTGGTGGTGACGTGACATAAGATGTTTCGGTGGAATTTACATGTCTCCTGCTTCTGACTGACCCGAAATCTTCCATAAACAAGACAGATGGCTTAAAACGCTCTCTTTCCACTCATCTCTCATGTATTTAGGAAcagttttctttccttttagtGAAGCAGGAGTGTTTAGAGTGTGTAGGAAGCCTGACATAATGCTGCTGTGTGTACAGTGGTGATGGTGTGTCTGCTGCGCTACGCTCAGATCATCGAGCACAGTCATCACTGCTGGACCAACACGAGTGGCCTGGTGACCGGCTTCACCAACGCTGTGGGACTTGTCATGGTGGGAAActtccaggtgtgtgtgaaaatctgaatGGCGTTAATGTTTGTAATCGGTTGCGGTTTCCGTCTGATACATGCCGAGCCTCGTCTCCGTGTTCCTGCAGGTGGACCACGCTAAGACTCTGCATTACGTGGGTGCAGGCGTGGCCTTTCCCGCCGGCATACTGTTCgtgtgtctgcagtgtgtgCTGACGTACCGCGTCGCCGTCACTCCTCTCGATTACCTGATGGCCCACGTGAGGGTGGCACTCTCCAGTGTGTCTCTGATCGCCCTCATCCTCAGTATCCTTTCAACTCCAAGCCTTCCCCTTCATAGGATATTTAAAAGTTAATCAAGTTAGTCTTCCacaggaaatggaaaaaaaaaacaacaaaaaaaaacagtaaacgctgAAGGCTGCAGAATGTTCGACTCTTACTGATGTAACAGGCAATAAATggataagataaataaatgataactCTACATTATATTGtagttatcatttatttatcttatccATTTATTGCCTTAtcttattcatttgtttgttaaaaaggcactaattaaaataaataggaattaaataaatattaataaaaattgaataaatattaaaacatttattattattattgttgttgttgtcgtgtACATTTCCCTAAGCGTTGGAATCAGGCGGTGCGTTCTTCATCCACGAGAGCTACTTCCTGCAGCACGCCGCTGCCATCTGCGAGTGGGTCTTTACCGTCCTCATCCTTGTCTTCTACGGCACGTTCACCTACGAGTTCGGCTCCGTCACCAGAGAAACCCTGATGGCTGGACTGCAGAAGAACTTCCCCCTTGGGGACGGAGTTTCCAGGGAGCTGAAGACTCCAGGCAGGAGCAGCACCACGTCTACACAACTGAACTGCATGCCTGAGAACATAGCtatgctttaacacacacacgcacagctgCTGCTGCCTTGAACTAAGTCCCAGAATTCTCTGCACTGCACAGcttagtgctttttttttttcttcttctcacccaataaaaaaaaacactatatgaTTGACAGGCGTAATACTAAGCAGTGCCCTGGAAGCCCCACCCCTTCCTCAATCCCACATTAGTTCATCTCTcatccagattttttttcaggGAACTCACGAGAACAAGTAAGAGAGAAAATCAACACATCAACTTAACATTACACATGTTTACAGTTCACATCAGTTGACAATTTTTTTGTAAGCGTGCTAGAATGAAATTTCAGCCTCCGACACATTGCAATGAAATCATTTGACACATTTCAGCTGAATATTTTCAGTGCGTCCATGATGAATGAGTGTAAACTGATTTTCACTGTGTTTGTCAGCACTTGTGATATCTTTCCACGGTTTCACCGAAGTCTGTTAGAGCGGCAATCTCTAAAAGAACGATATAAAAACCCCTCTTTATTCTCCACTTTAATTAGGACAGCAACGTTCACttttttcagtgaaggaggtgtggcctaactAAGGCACCGCCCTTAAATTTATGGATCAAGTTGAATGCTGTGTAAGTCCTAAGCAGTGCAGTGCAAGCCACAATCACTCCACACTCCACTGTTCATGCTTGTCCTTTGTTCTCTGCTCCTGATTTGCCTTCAGCGTTCCACACAGGAAAGATTCGTGAGTCGAATAGGAAACACGGCTCATGTTGCTCAGCGTAGCTGCTGTTGCTGGTGGTTTGTCTGTCGGTGATTGGATTGATGTGTGTttcctgtcatttttttatttttttttgtgcacaaGGGCCGTTCTTTCTGTAGTGGCCTGGTGCTGCTTGCTGCTGTCCGGAAACCTTCGCACATCACGCATGAACcatgttctgtttttcagtgAAGGTGCGTCATATACCGAAGTGTAGAAATTTACAAACTCTATCATGAACTGATGATAATCCAGTAGTTGCACAACCCGATAAAATCACTGATGGTTAGTAATCACTGCCTTATAGAGACAATACTATTtatgcctgttttttttatatatatatatatatatatatatagtatatcataagttttattgttatgcctgtgtgattttgttaaacgtatcagtttttttttatctccgtATTATCGATCATACTCATGTCATCTTCCACAAGACATCCATCATAAATTACCCATGAGGCCTCTTTCTGTCTTTAGCCAATGAGCTATTATGTATGAAACATTTCATTCTGTTGCCATATTTGTGTTCAGTCTGCCAAAGCCGTCACCATAACAACGTCGAACGAGATTACCGCTAGCAAACGGAGTGTACAGCCGTGCTTTTGCGAACCGCTCTAGACATGACTGAACAGTAAATCCGTGTCTTGGCGTCCAGGCTGGATCCTGGGATTCCGTGTTTACCGGGAAGCTGTTTGTGGCCTTAATCTTCTGTTCGTGTCGCTTCAGAAACCAAAGTGGGTTTGATCGTTCTCTCTGTCATGTTCTGTCACCACACCGTCTCCAGGGCCTCTGAGGTCTCCCGCTGTCGGAACTCCTGAAGCTTCCGGTCCGATGATGGGACTCAGATTAACGTGTTTACATTCTCGGTGTAGAGAGGATCATCTGAGTGGCCTCAGCTAGAGCTGGGTGAGAGCGATGTAATGATAATCAGCGTTATAATCGTTAACATTGCGTTTCTTTAAATTGCTTCTCGGGAACTGTTGACCTCCATCTGTCCATTttgacattggagactccttccataaacctTAGTCTCCTTACACAAAACCAATATCAATGATCCCATTTTTGGAGCGTACAAGTCGTACAAGTCCCAGTGTGATTtcactgttgctatagaaatggaCATTACTAATAGAAACCtgcactacagtcagagctgcagttatataaaattaatcaacagcttctgaccaatcagatcctGTTTCACAAATACAGGGCTGCAAGCCTCGATGCGTACGACTGGCCAGTGCCAGTTTCAGCTGCTTGCTGTTTAATCATGTTCTAGGATTTCATGACCTCGCCTCGCATTTGGCATTGTGTGGCCAGTTCGAGAAGAACGGCATTGAGGAAGATCTTCACAGAAGGAAAAGACATTTTGGGTTCTTTTATTTCTGTGGTCCGGCTCTGGAGGACGAGTCGGGTGTCCGTCTGCTCCACAGCGTTTACAGCCACACTGAATGCAGTGATGTGTCACTGCTGACTGCACTGATTTGTGTGACTGCTCCAAGATTGTGGTTTTAATTGTTTCTTGTGGTTTTATGCGTCCAAACCTTTGCCAGGTTGGTAAACACCTTTTTAATGATGGAGTAATAGAGTTGTGACGAGTTGCTTCCAGCGTTCACGTAACTGAAGTCCGACGCTTGTCAACTGAATTTTTTCtttgcgtgttttttttttttttttaaacaaaacagccTGCCACTTGCGTTCGTATGTCTGCCAGACAATCATGAGTTCTTCACAGCTGATAGCCTGCCAACTTTTTTTTAAGGCCCAGACATTTCAGTCATCTCAAAACTGCtcactttttaattatttgtttttctttttttccagccTGTTACAGTTTctgatgtctttaaatgtgtatttttttatcagcacaatctcttcagaaaaaaaaagtaggatAAAAGGATCAAAATTCCAAATCTGAAATATAAAACGGTGCagaaagtattttttattgtataaatcaCTTTGcgtataaaagaaaaagaaaaaaaagaattcctgTATTGTTTTGATGATTTCTTCTTTGATAAGATATTTCTATTCGATTACAATCTGactgatgaataaataatatatatatatatacacttgtcCTTTTTTCTCTGCAGTTTACAGGGAATCCGAATGAGATTAATTGCCAAGTATGCTTGTGCAATCTCCTGATCACTATCAAAGTTTATtctaattaacatttatttaaagagtTTTGTGaagtatttgtttattaattctgAATATGaagtattaaatgtattttatacagGGTTCCTACAGGTTTGCTCAAGttaaattcaagtctttttaagacctttttaagaacatttatataaaaaattaatacctaTTTCATGTCCctaccagcaaagaaaaacaaaatttttcaaatgtggaatgggtaaaagataagccaagcagtgtgaaaaataaaaacatttcagtaggccacaagaaagtttgccgaacaatgttaagttgttttttaacatgagctagctacttattccatgctgggaatatggggaactgagagacccctgaacaataaacatcgaaaatcaaaactcaacaataaattaaattaaattaagaaacacaGTCAACTCCTTAGCTCTTCACTCAGGGCAGCAATGTCTTTATCAAGGACAGCCAGTTCCGTCAACTTCTCCTTATGGCCTCTCCGCAAGAGGTTGGACCTGGAGATCAGGTCAGTGTTGGACCCAAAAGCTGTACGCAGATCCACTCTAGTTGCGGCCATAGCTGGAGGGTCTGCAGCGCTAGCAGCAAGCTGGCTAAGCTCTTGTTGCCACTTCAGGCACATTAGCAgatagctggctaacattagttGGTTGAAACACGCAGGCGAAGGAAGGAGTTTGATTTTGTCCATTGAGAGCATTAATGTGCTTGGACAACTTGGCATGAGACTCTAATGCCTTCATTCCCATTGTACTTggctgaatccttttttttcatACGGTACAAAACGCCTCAAAAACGTTGTTGTCCACTGGTTTTAACCAATGACGAAAAGAGTTTTTATCCAGCCACGCTTCATTAAAGTTACATTTCCCCATAACCTCAGAATGAAATTGGAAGCTAGCTaacgtaaaaacaaactttaaaaatataactgcgtGCATCAgtctagtgttaattttgtcacctatGTTTAATTTAGACCTattcattcacatatctttttttgttagtcaagttttagtcgactaaaagtcttttaattttagtctagttttagtcaaaaaactgtagcttgaccacatctggaatctattgtaaaaataaatacaacgaggcctcattaaatgcaataatatcaggaacacaagtgttatagtggaaataaataacttaatgaaaagcctaagatcaaaactgtaggtatgtatataaattaccaacttaatgcaagttatacatgctattgcacacaccattattgatgatatttggagcaatattacatgtaattgttaaacttgattcccttacatatacatttgtttttaagcctaattattcattttgattatgatgtgattgtgacagaggcgtgggaagaggtttcaggttggggggtgctgagttttttctgtcattacttttgaataagaaacaatatcaaggctataaaacttgtcaaaactccgcgaatcacaaaagtatcagtgagaagttgagaacactcgtttaaacagtacatacactcgaacttgactgcacatcacattttttactttattgacactgcttttaatcgtaatgcaaagaccgttcatcgggacataagctgtcatgtacaataaaagagcctgcgcagcgacaggaaatataatttaacacaaaaagcctgactagacggtggacttgcgctcaggactatatatttatttatttattttattttattttttttttgagcggcgtgtggacgaattctttctacgcacacactattttatttcttgataacagaccgctgcgaactataacacaccgttgccatgaaaaacagagcgttgtcatggacacacaggattctaaccgtagagacggagcgcagtATTTTCTTAAGAGGAagcaatacaattgtttttaaatcaataaactcctttttaaatcatcattttgagtcgaattatcgatttatttggtaggtagcaatataataagcggtaacttgagcaacagcgcgaagctgcga includes these proteins:
- the tmem150aa gene encoding transmembrane protein 150Aa — encoded protein: MTAWIILPVSLAAFSITGIWIVYAMAVTNHHVCPVENWSYNETCSEQKAEPGFPKTCCTIQDIPLISKCGSYPPESCLFSLIGNVGALMVVMVCLLRYAQIIEHSHHCWTNTSGLVTGFTNAVGLVMVGNFQVDHAKTLHYVGAGVAFPAGILFVCLQCVLTYRVAVTPLDYLMAHVRVALSSVSLIALILSGAFFIHESYFLQHAAAICEWVFTVLILVFYGTFTYEFGSVTRETLMAGLQKNFPLGDGVSRELKTPGRSSTTSTQLNCMPENIAML